One stretch of Acanthochromis polyacanthus isolate Apoly-LR-REF ecotype Palm Island chromosome 16, KAUST_Apoly_ChrSc, whole genome shotgun sequence DNA includes these proteins:
- the pax1b gene encoding paired box protein Pax-1 has protein sequence MSLGADWPVCAEQSYGEVNQLGGVFVNGRPLPNPVRLQIVELAQLGMRPCDISRQLRVSHGCVSKILARYNETGSILPGAIGGSKPRVTTPAVVRSIRDYKQGDPGIFAWEIRDRLLSDGVCDKYNVPSVSSISRILRNKIGSQSPQYESIKPGPAPLQYGHVYPYSSYSGPGAPTGSRTALPRSWHNILGLRAFMEPPALPGSDGHAAKVEDWTSVTSMSSMSSRPFPSGINAAEKTNELNLKYPQQHSSGLPGYVSACAYSPPNQYSVYGAPTTNYMSPGHHWQPQSSSLTPSLTPSMTAGLSHSSPAAPLETADFHPATSLKPSQREEQQKLPLNKHHYAAHRLSSAS, from the exons ATGTCCCTCGGTGCTGACTGGCCGGTGTGTGCAGAGCAGAGCTACGGGGAGGTGAACCAGCTCGGCGGGGTGTTCGTTAACGGCCGCCCGCTGCCGAACCCGGTGCGGCTGCAGATCGTGGAGCTGGCCCAGCTCGGCATGAGGCCCTGCGACATCAGCCGCCAGCTGCGGGTCTCCCACGGCTGCGTGTCCAAGATCCTGGCCCGGTACAACGAGACCGGATCCATCCTACCTGGAGCCATCGGAGGCAGCAAGCCCCGGGTCACCACGCCGGCGGTGGTGCGCAGCATCCGGGACTACAAGCAGGGAGACCCGGGCATCTTCGCCTGGGAGATCCGGGACCGGCTGCTGTCTGACGGGGTGTGCGACAAGTACAACGTGCCGTCCGTCAGCTCCATCAGCCGCATCCTCCGGAACAAGATCGGTTCTCAATCTCCGCAGTATGAGAGCATCAAACCGGGCCCGGCCCCGCTGCAGTACGGACACGTCTATCCGTACTCCTCCTACAGCGGCCCCGGGGCTCCCACCGGCTCCAGGACCGCCCTGCCCCGGAGCTGGCACAACATCCTGGGCCTCCGAGCCTTCATGGAGCCGCCAG CTCTGCCTGGATCTGATGGACACGCAGCCAAAGTGGAGGACTGGACCAGTGTGACCAGTATGTCCAGTATGAGCAGCAGACCGTTTCCTTCTGGAATCAACGCAGCAGAGAAAACCAATGAACTGAACCTCAAATACCCACAgcag CACTCCTCCGGTCTGCCTGGTTACGTCTCAGCTTGTGCATATTCTCCTCCAAACCAGTACAGTGTGTACGGAGCTCCTACAACCAACTACATGAGCCCTGGACACCACTGGCAGCCCCAGTCCTCCAGTCTGACTCCCAGTCTGACTCCCAGTATGACTGCTGGTTTGAGTCACTCCAGTCCTGCAGCACCACTGGAGACTGCAGATTTCCACCCTGCAACATCTCTGAAACCTTCACAAAGAGAAG agcaacagaagcTTCCTCTCAACAAACATCATTATGCTGCTCACAGATTATCTTCAGCCTCGTGA